In Chaetodon trifascialis isolate fChaTrf1 chromosome 2, fChaTrf1.hap1, whole genome shotgun sequence, one DNA window encodes the following:
- the exoc1l gene encoding exocyst complex component 1-like, with product MSSLLREEMQRVLFRPGKQTLVEFIEIEEAPQGRHFLCVSVAKNKVVQLSIVRCQIAQTAKKSGSKRSHTKRSSIQDCYIRTEVCSLQDLTLVDGRDPDVDDPCFLLHFDKVRTVTAVSCSAKYSFVRALVALSDQHCQRSLNLRNFDWSYIKPTSFYSNRGDCVVLTQICFYAFNLVCLSMCPVPLDA from the exons ATGTCGTCGCTTCTGAGGGAGGAGATGCAGAGAGTTTTATTCCGACCTGGAAAACAGACACTGGTGGAGTTTATTGAGATTGAGGAGGCGCCGCAAGGAAgacattttctctgtgtctcag tgGCCAAAAACAAAGTGGTGCAGTTAAGTATCGTGCGATGTCAGATAGCTCAGACTGCCAAAAAGTCTGGATCGAAGAGGTCCCACACCAAACGCTCCAGCATTCAGGACTGCTACATAAGGACAGAGGTCTGCTCCCTCCAAGACCTGACTCTTGTTGATGGACGGGACCCTGATGTG GACGAcccctgtttcctgctgcactTTGACAAGGTGCGCACAGTGACGGCCGTCAGCTGTTCAGCCAAATACTCCTTTGTGCGTGCCCTGGTTGCTCTCAGTGACCAGCACTGTCAGAGGTCACTGAACCTGCGGAACTTTGACTGGAGCTACATCAAGCCCACCTCCTTTTACTCTAATAGAGGAGACTGTGTTGTTCTAACACAGATATGCTTCTATGCATTCAATTTggtatgtctgtccatgtgtccCGTGCCCCTGGATGCATGA
- the smc2 gene encoding structural maintenance of chromosomes protein 2 — protein MHIKSIIIEGFKSYAQRTEINGFDPLFNAITGLNGSGKSNILDSICFLLGISNLTHVRASNLQDLVYKNGQGGITKATVSITFDNSNKSQSPLGFETHDEITVTRQVVIGGRNKYLINGVNANNTRVQDLFCSVGLNVNNPHFLIMQGRITKVLNMKPPEILAMIEEAAGTRMYECKKISAQKTIEKKEAKLKEIQTILDEEITPTMHKLQEERSSYLEYQKLMREIQHLSRLYVAWLFVCAEETKLKSAENLKVMQDNIAKMQASMAENESKVQELSAQIQELQKKKDQEVNGVLKSLEEAFADVQRVDAKAQSAFDLKKQNLKDETKKRKELVKSMEEDKKMLVVKEKEVSKLTEQLQALQDEGQKDSAALEAAEQHFRAVSAGLSTNEDGEEATLAGQMMTCKNDMSKADTEAKQAQMTLKHAQAELKTKQAEVKKMDGGYKKDQDALQAVRSSREKLQAELAKLNYEDGKEENLLDKRRQLSREVAKLKETYETLMSRFPNLRFDYKDPERGWDRSKVKGLLANLITVRDVSYATGLEVVAGGRLYNIVVDTEVTGKKLLEKGELQRRYTIIPLNKISAKTLNDSVVSAAKSLVGKDNVHTALSLVGYEADLRKAMEYVFGSTLVCDTLDNAKKVAFDRKVMTKTVTLGGDIFDPQGTLSGGARSQSASVLSSLQELKEVRDSLNDKEAQLQETERQLAGLKGTAEKYRQLKQQHELKVEEEQILQAKLQQSSFHQQQEELERLRKAIEESEETLRVTKEVQKRAEEKYKVLENKMKNAEAEREKELKAAQQKLNAAKAKADAFNKKLKQKQQESDAVALELEELRREQAGYEQQIQAVDEAMVAIQEQIDSMACTVSQNKEAVRKAQEELAQQKEVIMAQDKELRGKSTEANKIREQNNEVQLKIKELEHNISKHRKDSQEAADKVSRMLEEHDWIPSERHFFGQPNTSYDFKVNNPREAGQRLKKLEETTAKLERNVNKRAMNMLNEAEERYNDLMKKKRIVENDKAKILQTIEELDQKKNEALNLAWQKVNKDFGSIFSTLLPGATAKLAPPQGCGVLEGLEFKVALGNTWKENLTELSGGQRSLVALSLILAMLLFKPAPIYILDEVDAALDLSHTQNIGQMLRTHFRHSQFVVVSLKDGMFTNANVLFKTKFVDGMSTVTRTALSQSDAILPQKGQDKARQKDKRNKQLIG, from the exons atgcacataaaatcTATTATTATTGAAGGATTCAAGTCCTACGCACAGCGGACAGAGATCAACGGCTTTGACCCGCTGTTCAACGCCATCACAGGACTGAACGGCAGCGGCAAGTCCAATATATTGGACTCGATATGTTTCCTTTTGGGCATTTCCAATCTCACCCAC GTGCGAGCCTCCAACCTCCAGGACTTGGTTTACAAAAATGGACAGGGTGGTATCACCAAAGCCACTGTGTCTATTACATTTGACAACTCCAACAAAAGCCAGAGTCCTCTGGGGTTTGAAACTCATGATGAGATCACCGTCACCAGACAG GTGGTAATTGGTGGCAGGAACAAGTACCTCATCAATGGAGTCAATGCCAACAACACCAGGGTGCAGGACTTGTTCTGCTCTGTCGGCCTCAATGTCAACAACCCACATTTTCTCATCATGCAG GggaggatcaccaaagttctAAACATGAAGCCACCAGAG ATACTTGCCATGATCGAGGAAGCAGCGGGAACCAGGATGTATGAATGTAAAAAGATAAGCGCTCAGAAAACCATTGAGAAGAAGGAGGCCAAGCTGAAGGAGATTCAGACA ATTCTGGATGAGGAAATTACTCCAACTATGCATAAACTGCAAGAG GAAAGATCGTCATACTTGGAGTATCAGAAGCTGATGCGAGAGATCCAGCACTTGTCACGACTGTATGTGGcctggctgtttgtgtgtgcagaggaaacCAAGTTGAAGTCAGCAGAGAATCTGAAGGTGATGCAGGATAACATCGCCAAGATGCAAGCCAGCATGGCTGAGAATGAGAGCAAAGTCCAGGAGCTCTCTGCCCAGATTCaggagctgcagaagaaaaaagaccAG GAGGTGAATGGAGTATTAAAATCCCTGGAGGAGGCTTTTGCTGATGTGCAACGTGTGGATGCCAAAGCTCAGAGTGCATTTGACCTGAAAAAACAGAATCTCAAAGATGAAACCAAGAAAAGGAAGGAGCTTGTCAAGAGCATGGAGGAG GACAAGAAAATGCTCGTGgtaaaagaaaaagaggttTCCAAGTTGACGGAGCAGCTTCAGGCCCTACAGGAcgagggacagaaggacagcgCAGCCCTCGAGGCAGCTGAGCAGCATTTCAGGGCTGTGTCAGCAGGTCTTTCTACCAATGAGGACGGAGAGGAGGCCACACTGGCCGGGCAGATGATGACCTGCAAGAATGACATGAGCAAGGCAGATACTGAGGCCAAGCAg GCCCAGATGACCCTGAAGCATGCCCAGGCTGAGCTCAAGACCAAACAGGCAGAAGTGAAAAAGATGGATGGTGGCTACAAGAAAGACCAGGATGCCTTGCAGGCCgtcagaagcagcagagagaaactacAGGCTGAGCTCGCTAAACTCAACTAtgaag atGGAAAGGAGGAGAATCTGCTGGACAAAAGAAGGCAGCTGTCCCGAGAGGTCGCTAAACTTAAAGAGACCTACGAGACTCTCATGTCTCGCTTCCCCAACTTGCGTTTCGACTACAA GGACCCAGAGCGAGGATGGGACCGTAGCAAAGTGAAGGGGCTGCTAGCTAACCTGATCACAGTCCGTGACGTCTCCTATGCAACAGGACTGGAGGTTGTTGCAGGAGGACGGCTCTATAACATTGTAGTTGACACAGAG GTGACTGGTAAAAAACTGTTGGAGAAGGGAGAGCTGCAGCGGAGGTACACCATCATTCCCCTGAACAAGATCTCTGCCAAGACACTCAATGACAGTGTGGTCAGCGCCGCCAAGAGCCTG GTTGGAAAGGACAATGTCCACACAGCTCTGTCCCTGGTGGGCTACGAGGCCGACCTGCGTAAGGCCATGGAGTACGTCTTTGGCTCCACACTGGTGTGTGACACGCTGGACAATGCCAAAAAAGTGGCTTTCGACAGGAAGGTGATGACTAAGACTGTCACTCTTGGAGGGGACATCTTCGACCCACAGGGAACTCTGAGTGGAG GTGCTCGCTCCCAGTCAGCATCAGTTCTGTCCAGCCTACAGGAACTGAAGGAGGTCCGAGACAGCTTGAACGACAAGGAGGCCCAGCTTCAGGAAACTGAACGACAACTGGCCGGCCTTAAGGGAACCGCAGAGAA GTACCgtcagctgaagcagcagcacgAGCTGAAGGTAGAGGAGGAACAGATTCTGCAGGccaagctgcagcagagctccttCCACCAGCAgcaagaggagctggagaggctgCGCAAGGCCATCG AGGAGAGTGAAGAGACTTTGCGCGTCACCAAGGAGGTGCAGAAACGGGCTGAGGAAAAGTACAAGGTGCTGGAGAACAAGATGAAGAACgctgaggcagagagggagaaggagctgAAAGCCGCCCAGCAGAAACTCAACGCAGCCAAGGCCAAAGCTGACGCCTTCAATAAAAAgctgaagcagaagcagcag GAGTCTGACGCTGTGGCCCTGGAACTGGAGGAGCTGCGCAGGGAGCAGGCCGGTTATGAGCAGCAGATTCAGGCTGTAGATGAAGCCATGGTAGCCATCCAGGAGCAGATAGACAGCATGGCTTGCACTGTATCCCAGAACAAG GAGGCAGTGCGTAAAGCCCAGGAGGAGCTAGCACAACAGAAGGAGGTGATCATGGCCCAGGACAAAGAGCTCAGG GGGAAGAGCACAGAGGCCAATAAAATAAGGGAGCAGAACAACGAAGTCCAGCTGAAGATCAAGGAACTGGAACACAACATTAGTAAGCACCGCAAGGACAGCCAGGAAGCTGCTgacaag GTGTCTCGGATGCTGGAGGAACATGACTGGATCCCCTCGGAGCGTCATTTCTTCGGCCAGCCCAACACGTCTTATGACTTCAAGGTCAACAACCCCCGCGAGGCCGGTCAGCGGctgaagaagctggaggagaccaCCGCCAAGCTGGAGAGAAACGTCAACAAGAGGGCCATGAACATGCTGAACGAGGCGGAAGAAAGG TACAACGacctgatgaagaagaagaggatcGTGGAGAACGACAAAGCAAAAATCTTGCAGACCATCGAGGAGCTGGACCAGAAGAAGAACGAGGCTCTCAACCTGGCGTGGCAGAAG GTAAACAAGGACTTTGGCTCTATTTTCTCCACGCTGCTGCCAGGGGCCACTGCTAAGCTGGCTCCTCCCCAGGGCTGTGGTGTCTTGGAGGGCCTTGAGTTCAAGGTGGCCTTGGGCAACACCTGGAAGGAGAACCTCACTGAGCTCAGCGGTgggcagag ATCGCTGGTGGCCTTGTCTCTCATCCTGGCCATGCTGCTGTTCAAACCTGCTCCCATCTACATCTTAGACGAGGTGGACGCTGCCCTGGATCTGTCGCACACGCAGAACATTGGACAGATGCTGCGCACACACTTTAGACACTCCCAG tttgtggtggtgTCCCTGAAGGACGGCATGTTCACCAACGCCAACGTCCTGTTCAAGACCAAGTTTGTTGACGGCATGTCCACAGTGACGCGGACCGCGCTCAGCCAGAGCGACGCCATCCTTCCCCAGAAAGGCCAAGACAAGGCTCGTCAGAAAGACAAGAGGAACAAACAGCTCATTGGCTGA
- the ecpas gene encoding proteasome adapter and scaffold protein ECM29, with the protein MAAQDELNQLERVFLRLGHAETDEQLQDIISKFLPPVLLKLSSVQEGVRKKVMELLVHLNKRIKSRPKIQLPVETLLVQYQDPAAASFVTNFTIIYIKMGYPRLEVGKQCELAPTLLTAMEGKPQPQQDSLMHLLIPTLYHMKYPADTSKNASPFNLTERPKTVQLLQEFMLDVLLMPYGFVLNESPTRPASSSSQGSSAEGTVAAGGQGLPQPPPGMSVYAAKRVIGEAQWSAEQLEQCKLGIVKFIEAKQVPEVETVVHLVVASSDTRHSVATAADLELKSKQSIIDWNNPLIINKMYKVYLGDVPLKTKGGNMKQELKHEPVSTRVKLKILPHLLRSRLAAECFPANIQVVYDGLFGANTNNKLLSLTLQFVHHICMVCPDTNKPLGLMLLNGLTKLINEYKEDPKLLCVAYSAVGKLSSRMPQLFTKDIALVQQFFESMCKEEPDVRLAIQEALSMMVGAYANLQGALLNLMEALVAAYIGKPEVQVRQVAMKFASTVFAPDHVPSRYLLLLAAGDPREEVSGEAQRALRAFPTKSSEKEGPKPMPSFPDMVAYVQEKAAQRIKTPAKYIVGTSTIPFNPSAFAEIVLYLRMCLAYSAGATPMSTRLADMQDDAPAIGRYIHTLLSSEHQPSVSKGSEANPVHVYMDLLQQLLSAVGGIPVMYCLLEVVSVCPEKLAPRFADKIDWIKSLMNTNKEDMRELAAQLYALVVSTMTGNELQMAVHNLVKITKDNHSPETQHGAILALGYMVGRYMSRKKAINSDSAHDMGQPMNITSQEDDELVAMATKTIGSFLDSSSALLCVAACTALGEIGRNGTLPIPAEGEGFSKLSTVENLLARIPSGKESTKMKERSIQTLGYLPVGDGDFPHQKRLLQGLMDSVEAKQVELQFTVGEAITSAAVGTSSGAARDPWTCTEDQYSPPHNVKNNDVVPWVLNSILSKYIPSQNPHVRQAACIWLLSLVKKLNQHKEITSHLKEIQVAFISVLSDPDELSQDVASKGLGLVYEMGGEGDQQKLVSTLVETLMTGKRVKHAVSEDTEVFQGEGLGKTPDGHGLTTYKELCSLASDLNQPDLVYKFMNLANHHAMWNSRKGAAFGFHMIAAKAGEQLAPFLPQLVPRLYRYQFDPNLSIRQAMTSIWDALVTDKTLVDKYLKEILQDVISNLTSNTWRVRESSCLALNDLIRGRQADDLIDHLAEIWETLFRVLDDIKESVRKAADLTLKTLSKVCTRMCESTGSASQRTVAVMLPTLLEKGIVSNVSEVRSLSIQTLVKISKTAGARLKPHASRLIPALLEALSTLEPQVLNYLSLRATEQEKSAMDSARLSAAKSSPMMETINMCLQHLDVSVLGELVPRLCELLKSGVGLGTKGGCASVIVSLTVQCPQDLTPYSGKLMSALLNGIHDRSTVVQKQFAFALGHLVRTAKDSSVEKLLLKLNSWYLEKEEPVYKSSCALTVHAISHYSPDVLKGHAGVALPLAFLGMHQAPGPDEEKGESHDATLWAEVWQENVPGSFGGIRLYMTELIAITQKALQSQSWKMKAQGAAAMATVAKEQTGSLVAPHLGMVLTALMQGLSGRTWAGKEELLKAIGSVVSKCSTELQKPCAGQPTVSEVLEVVLKECRKESLVYKMAALRCAGDALQSSQEDRFSDMAEILFPLIRKSCPESGGKSPRSQEDDDDDDDDRDVKAKELQTEAVLCAFETLGRAWPRNPQTQARFQVEVCSLMCEKLKLSTWKVQLAVLQSMKAYFQGLLLLEKGSEDFNALSQILTETCAALTYPLENRSYSSVRTEALSVVDLIVKRTGESEQWDCVSVKSREQLQRSLSTLQSDSRPDLRDKAQELRRHIQSQP; encoded by the exons ATGGCTGCCCAGGATGAACTCA atCAACTGGAGCGTGTGTTCCTTCGCCTGGGCCATGCAGAAACAGATGAGCAGCTACAAGACATCATCTCCAAGTTCCTACCCCCTGTGCTCCTCAAGCTCTCCAGCGTTCAGGAGGGTGTGCGCAAGAAA GTGATGGAGTTGTTGGTCCACCTGAACAAGAGGATAAAAAGCAGGCCTAAGATTCAGCTGCCAGTGGAAACATTGCTGGTGCAGTACCAAGACCCTGCAGCTGCCTCCTTTGTTACA AATTTTACAATCATCTACATCAAAATGGGATACCCACGTCTGGAAGTGGGGAAACAGTGTGAGTTGGCTCCCACCCTTCTCACTGCCATGGAAGGCAagccacagccacagcaggaCAG CCTGATGCACCTGCTGATCCCCACTCTTTACCATATGAAGTATCCTGCAGACACCTCCAAGAATGCTTCTCCATTTAATCTAACAGAGAGGCCGAAgacagtgcagctgctgcaggagttcATGTTAGATGTTTTACTGATGCCTTACGG GTTTGTGCTGAATGAATCCCCAACTCgccctgcttcctcttcctcccaagGAAGTTCTGCGGAGGGGACAGTGGCTGCAGGTGGCCAGGGTCTCCCCCAGCCACCCCCAGGGATGAGTGTCTATGCTGCCAAGAGGGTGATTGGAGAGGCCCAGTGGAGCGCTGAGCAGCTAGAGCAG TGTAAGCTGGGCATAGTCAAGTTCATTGAGGCGAAGCAAGTCCCCGAGGTGGAGACAGTGGTGCACCTGGTGGTGGCATCAAGTGACACGCGACACAGTGTGGCCACTGCAGCTGATCTGGAGCTGAAGAGCAAACAGAG CATCATCGATTGGAACAATCCTCTAATTATCAACAAGATGTACAAGGTGTATCTGGGGGATGTTCCTCTTAAAACAAAG GGAGGAAATATGAAGCAAGAGCTTAAGCACGAGCCGGTAAGCACGAGAGTCAAGCTGAAGATCCTGCCACATCTTCTGCGGTCTCGGCTCGCAGCTGAGTGCTTTCCAGCTAATATCCAG GTTGTGTATGATGGTCTGTTTGGAgccaacaccaacaacaaactGCTGTCTCTCACCTTGCAGTTTGTCCATCACATCTGCATGGT ATGTCCTGACACTAATAAACCTTTGGGACTGATGCTGCTTAATGGCCTCACCAAGCTCATCAATGAATACAAGGAG GATCCAAAGTTACTATGTGTTGCCTACTCTGCTGTTGGAAAGCTGTCGAG TCGCATGCCACAGCTGTTCACAAAGGACATTGCTCTCGTACAGCAGTTTTTTGAGTCCATGTGCAAG GAGGAGCCCGATGTGCGTCTTGCCATCCAGGAAGCCTTGTCTATGATGGTTGGAGCTTATGCCAACCTACAGGGGGCACTGCTGAACCTGATGGAGGCCCTGGTGGCTGCATACATTGGAAAG CCGGAGGTGCAAGTTCGTCAGGTGGCCATGAAGTTTGCCAGCACAGTGTTTGCTCCTGATCACGTGCCATCAAGATACCTGCTGCTTCTGGCAGCTGGAGACCC gaGGGAAGAGGTTTCTGGGGAGGCCCAGAGAGCGCTGAGAGCTTTTCCTACCAAGAGCTCGGAGAAGGAGGGACCAAAGCCAATGCCCTCCTTTCCTGACATGGTGGCCTATGTCCAGGAGAAG GCAGCTCAGAGGATCAAGACTCCAGCCAAGTACATTGTTGGAACCTCCACTATTCCTTTCAACCCATCTGCATTTGCGGAG ATCGTGCTCTACCTGAGGATGTGCTTAGCCTACAGCGCCGGGGCCACGCCCATGTCCACGCGCCTGGCAGACATGCAGGATGACGCACCAGCCATCGGCCGCTACATCCACACACTGCTGTCCTCCGAGCATCAGCCGTCAGTGTCAAAGGGCTCTGAAGCAAACCCAGTTCATGTCTACAtggatctgctgcagcagctgctgtctgctgtagGGG GAATCCCAGTTATGTACTGTCTGCTGGAGGTAGTGTCTGTCTGCCCAGAGAAACTGGCCCCAAGATTTGCAGATAAAATTGACTGGATAAAA agTCTGATGAACACAAATAAGGAGGACATGAGGGAGCTCGCAGCCCAGCTGTATGCGCTGGTGGTTTCCACCATGACTGGCAACGAGCTGCAGATGGCTGTGCACAACCTGGTCAAAATCACCAAAGATAACCAC AGTCCTGAGACTCAGCATGGCGCCATCTTGGCTCTCGGCTACATGGTGGGAAGGTACATGAGCAGGAAGAAAGCCATCAACAGTGATTCTGCGCATGACATGGGGCAGCCGATGAACATCACCTCTCAGGAAGATGATGAACTTGTTGCGATGGCCACCAAGACAATTG GTTCCTTCctggacagcagcagtgctctgctgtgtgtagCAGCGTGCACAGCTCTGGGAGAAATTGGGCGGAACGGCACCCTGCCGATCCCCGCGGAGGGGGAGGGCTTCAGCAAACTGTCAACTGTGGAAAACCTGCTGGCTCGCATCCCCTCTGGCAAAGAGAGCACAAAG ATGAAGGAGCGATCAATCCAGACCTTGGGTTATCTACCTGTCGGAGATGGAGACTTCCCCCACCagaagaggctgctgcagggTCTCATGGACTCTGTAGAG gccaagcaggtggagctgcagttCACAGTTGGAGAAGCTATAACCAGTGCTGCAGTAGGCACCAGCTCTGGAGCTGCCCGAGATCCATGGACCTGCACCGAGGACCAGTACAGTCCCCCACACA ATGTGAAAAACAACGATGTGGTTCCTTGGGTGCTCAACTCCATCCTGTCCAAGTATATACCCAGCCAAAACCCCCATGTGCGACAGGCAGCCTGCATATGGCTGCTTTCCCTGGTCAAGAAGCTCAACCAACACAAGGAAATCACG TCCCATTTGAAGGAGATTCAGGTGGCGttcatctctgtcctctcagaCCCTGATG AGTTGAGTCAGGATGTGGCGTCTAAAGGCCTGGGCCTCGTCTATGAGATGGGAGGAGAGGGTGACCAGCAGAAGCTGGTGTCCACCCTGGTTGAAACACTCATGACTGGCAAAAG AGTGAAACATGCCGTTTCAGAAGACACAGAGGTGTTCCAAGGAGAAGGTTTGGGGAAAACACCTGATGG TCACGGCCTGACCACATACAAGGAGCTGTGCTCATTGGCCAGCGACCTGAACCAACCAGATCTCGTCTACAAGTTCATGAACCTGGCCAATCATCATGCCATGTGGAACTCCCGCAAG GGAGCAGCTTTTGGTTTCCACATGATTGCAGCCAAGGCTGGGGAGCAGCTGGCTCCCTTCCTGCCTCAGCTTGTGCCCCGTCTGTACCGCTACCAGTTTGACCCCAACCTGAGCATTCGCCAGGCCATGACCAGCATCTGGGATGCCTTGGTCACTGATAAGACCCTG GTGGATAAGTATCTGAAAGAAATCCTGCAGGATGTCATTTCCAACTTGACCAGTAACACCTGGAGAGTGCGTGAGTCCAG CTGCCTGGCCCTGAATGACCTGATTCGCGGCCGCCAAGCTGATGACCTCATTGATCACCTGGCAGAAATTTGGGAGACGCTTTTCAGAGTCCTTGATGACATCAAG GAATCTGTGAGGAAAGCTGCAGACCTGACACTGAAGACACTCAGTAAG gTGTGCACTCGAATGTGTGAGTCTACAGGCTCTGCATCCCAGAGAACTGTGGCGGTGATGTTACCGACCCTGCTGGAAAAAGGCATCGTTAGCAACGTGTCGGAGGTCCGCTCACTCAG TATCCAGACCCTGGTGAAGATTAGTAAAACAGCTGGTGCCAGACTAAAGCCTCATGCTTCCCGGTTGATCCCGGCCCTGCTGGAGGCCCTCAGCACCCTCGAGCCTCAGGTGCTCAACTACCTCAGTCTCAGagccacagagcaggaaaag aGTGCCATGGATTCTGCCAGGCTGAGTGCTGCCAAGTCCTCTCCAATGATGGAGACCATTAACATG TGTCTGCAGCACCTCGATGTGTCTGTGCTGGGAGAGCTGGTTCCCAGGCTCTGTGAGCTACTCAAGAGCGGAGTCGGCTTGGGCACAAAG GGTGGCTGTGCTAGTGTAATTGTTTCACTCACAGTGCAGTGCCCCCAGGACCTCACCCCATACTCAG GTAAACTGATGAGTGCCCTGCTGAACGGCATCCATGACAGAAGCACTGTCGTACAGAAGCAATTTGCCTTTGCTTTGGGACACCTAGTCAGG ACAGCAAAAGACAGCAGCGTAGAGAAACTACTACTGAAGCTTAATAGCTGGTACTTAGAGAAAGAAG AGCCGGTGTACAAGTCATCGTGTGCGTTGACTGTGCACGCCATCAGCCACTACAGTCCTGATGTCCTGAAGGGCCACGCAGGAGTGGCTCTGCCGCTGGCCTTCCTGGGCATGCATCAGGCGCCAGGTCCCGacgaggagaaaggagagagccATGACGCCACGCTGTGGGCAGAGGTGTGGCAGGAGAACGTTCCTG GAAGCTTTGGAGGCATCAGACTCTACATGACAGAGCTGATCGCTATCACGCAGAAAGCGCTGCAGTCCCAGTCCTGGAAGATGAAGGCTCAGGGTGCAGCTGCCATGGCAACCGTTGCCAAGGAACAGACCGGCTCGCTGGTAGCACCGCACCTTGGCATGGTGCTAACGGCTTTGATGCAGGGGCTGTCTGGACGCACGTGGGCTGGCAAG GAGGAGCTGTTGAAAGCCATTGGATCAGTAGTCTCTAAATGCAG CACGGAGCTACAGAAGCCTTGCGCAGGCCAGCCCACCGTCTCGGAGGTGCTGGAGGTCGTGTTGAAGGAATGTCGCAAGGAGAGTCTGGTGTACAAAATGGCGGCTCTGCGCTGTGCTGGAGACGCACTTCAGAGCAGCCAGGAGGACCGTTTCAGCGACATGGCTGAGATCCTTTTCCCTCTGATCAGAAAG AGCTGCCCAGAGAGCGGCGGTAAATCACCAAGGTCACAGGAggatgacgacgacgatgatgatgacagagACGTGAAGGccaaagagctgcagacagaagctGTGCTCTGTGCTTTTGAGACTCTTGGAAGGGCTTGGCCCAGAAACCCACAGACTCAGG ctCGTTTCCAGGTGGAGGTGTGCAGTCTGATGTGTGAGAAGCTCAAGCTAAGCACCTGGAAAGTCCAGCTTGCTGTTCTACAGTCCATGAAGGCATACTTCCAGGG gttATTGCTGCTAGAGAAAGGCAGCGAAGACTTTAACGCATTGTCGCAGATCCTCACAGAGACCTGTGCTGCTCTCACTTACCCTTTAG AAAACAGAAGTTACTCCTCTGTGCGGACAGAGGCCTTGTCGGTTGTGGATCTGATCGTGAAGAGAACTGGAG AGAGTGAACAgtgggactgtgtgtcagtgaagagccgggagcagctgcagcgctcCCTGTCAACactgcagtcagacagcagaCCTGACCTGAGGGACAAGGCCCAGGAGCTGCGCAGACACATCCAGAGCCAACCCTga